A single window of Nicotiana tomentosiformis chromosome 1, ASM39032v3, whole genome shotgun sequence DNA harbors:
- the LOC104111407 gene encoding uncharacterized protein codes for MAMAVAWSSSISPYTFINATPKRCYAISQATDLPTTSSTTTTSSAIRPAVILPGLGNNSNDYEKLALILKGYGVPTAIAKVSRIDWLRNAAGLLDSNYWRGTLRPRPVLDWYLERIDEAVSEAKELAQGGNGTLSFIGHSAGGWLARVYLQEFGFSDISLLLTLGTPHLPPPKGLPGVIDQTRGLLYYVEEHCAKAVYSPQLRYVCIAGRYIQGSRFLGSSSTYSSEVEASVAQPTSEVAAVSNTNPETASTFRARFVGQGYKQVCGQADVWGDGVVPEVSAHLKGALNITLDGVYHSPVGSDDATRPWYGSPAVVEQWIRHMLV; via the exons ATGGCTATGGCTGTAGCATGGTCATCTTCCATTTCACCGTACACATTCATTAATGCTACTCCAAAGCGCTGCTATGCCATTTCTCAAGCTACTGACTTGCCAACAACAAGTAGTACAACAACCACTTCTTCCGCCATTCGCCCTGCTGTTATTCTTCCG GGGTTAGGGAACAACTCAAATGACTATGAGAAGTTGGCTCTTATACTGAAAGGCTATGGAGTGCCAACAGCAATAGCAAAAGTTTCAAGAATTGATTGGCTGAGGAATGCTGCTGGTTTATTGGACTCAAATTATTGGCGTGGCACTCTTCGTCCTCGGCCAGTGCTTGATTG GTACTTGGAAAGAATTGATGAAGCCGTGAGTGAAGCAAAAGAATTGGCTCAAG GTGGGAATGGAACTTTATCTTTTATAGGGCATTCAGCTGGAGGATGGCTCGCACGTGTCTATTTGCAGGAATTTGGCTTCTCAGATATTTCCTTGTTACTGACTCTAGGAACCCCCCACCT GCCACCACCTAAAGGTTTGCCAGgagtaattgatcaaacaagagGCCTCTTGTATTACGTTGAAGAGCATTGTGCAAAAGCTGTCTATTCTCCACAACTTAGATATGTATGTATTGCAGGGAG GTATATTCAAGGGTCTCGTTTCCTTGGTTCAAGTTCAACATACAGTTCTGAAGTGGAAGCTAGTGTTGCCCAGCCAACGTCAGAGGTTGCTGCTGTAAGCAACACAAATCCAGAAACAGCTTCGACTTTCCGTGCACGGTTTGTTGGTCAAGGCTACAAGCAG GTTTGCGGCCAGGCAGATGTCTGGGGTGATGGAGTTGTGCCAGAAGTCTCAGCTCATCTGAAAGGTGCACTTAATATCACTCTGGATGGAGTTTACCATTCCCCTGTTGGCTCTGATGATGCTACTAGACCATGGTATGGTTCTCCTGCTGTTGTCGAACAATGGATCCGACACATGCTTGTCTGA